A single window of Flavobacteriales bacterium DNA harbors:
- a CDS encoding right-handed parallel beta-helix repeat-containing protein: MPNRIFFIIGIILIPLFVSASTYHVGPGQTYSAISDVPLENLNAGDSVLIHYRSAPYREKFVIGAHGTAASPVVIMGVDSAGILPVIDGDGAVTRQQLDFWSENRGIIKVGGTSTPSDDAAYVEIRNLDIRTGKEGIPFTDDGGNASTFAGNAAAIFVEKGDHITISHCDVHDCGNGIFVAWQSSNILIEYCHIYDNGKENSIYEHNTYTEAQGIVYQFNVFGKLRANCLGNNLKDRSAGTVIRYNWIEGGNRQLDLVESDYSELIDMPEYRETFVYNNVLVEFDNDGNSQILHYGGDNGDASLYRKGTLHFYYNTVVSFRSGNTTLMRLSTNDESADIRNNVIYATAGGTKLALVDSDGKADLRNNWLNSNWRVSHSNSSANVNDISGNLTGADPVFTDLNNHVFQPDTNSPLIGKAGALNNSMSTMSPLYAFDTNIPTLANRNGDLDDIGAWMYTPPVGLDPVVMKSCIRVFPNPSSGTVFVRLGAMDHPVSAILSDILGKTVWTGMLEPEQTSSISIPGNGTYLLLSPDLPGSYKKIVVE, translated from the coding sequence ACTATTCGTAAGCGCCAGCACGTATCACGTAGGTCCGGGGCAAACGTATTCCGCCATTTCCGATGTGCCCCTTGAAAATCTGAACGCGGGTGACTCCGTACTGATTCACTACCGAAGTGCACCTTACAGGGAAAAGTTTGTGATCGGTGCGCACGGAACCGCCGCCAGCCCGGTGGTGATCATGGGTGTGGACTCGGCCGGTATTCTACCTGTGATTGATGGGGACGGTGCGGTTACCCGGCAGCAGCTCGACTTCTGGTCGGAGAACCGGGGCATCATCAAGGTCGGTGGCACCAGCACACCTTCCGACGATGCAGCTTATGTGGAGATCCGCAACCTCGACATCCGAACAGGAAAAGAAGGCATCCCATTCACTGATGACGGAGGTAATGCTTCCACCTTTGCCGGAAATGCCGCGGCTATTTTTGTGGAAAAAGGCGACCACATCACCATCAGCCATTGCGACGTACACGACTGTGGCAACGGCATCTTCGTGGCATGGCAATCGTCCAACATCCTCATTGAGTATTGTCACATTTACGACAATGGCAAGGAAAACAGCATCTACGAACACAACACCTACACCGAAGCGCAGGGCATCGTTTACCAGTTCAATGTATTCGGGAAGCTGCGCGCGAATTGCCTCGGGAATAACCTCAAGGACCGCTCTGCCGGCACGGTCATCCGCTACAACTGGATCGAAGGCGGCAACCGCCAGCTCGACCTGGTGGAGTCCGACTACAGCGAACTCATCGACATGCCTGAATACCGCGAAACATTTGTGTACAACAACGTGCTGGTTGAATTCGACAACGACGGCAACAGCCAGATACTGCACTATGGTGGCGACAACGGCGATGCATCCCTGTACCGCAAAGGAACGCTCCATTTCTATTACAACACGGTGGTGTCTTTCCGCAGTGGCAACACAACACTGATGCGCTTATCAACCAATGATGAATCGGCCGACATCCGCAACAACGTGATCTATGCAACCGCAGGCGGAACCAAACTGGCCCTGGTAGACAGCGATGGAAAGGCCGACCTGCGCAACAACTGGCTGAACAGCAACTGGCGTGTCAGTCATAGCAACAGCTCTGCCAACGTGAACGACATCAGCGGCAACCTCACCGGTGCCGACCCTGTGTTCACAGACCTCAACAACCACGTGTTCCAACCCGACACGAATTCGCCATTGATCGGTAAGGCCGGTGCCCTGAACAACAGCATGAGCACAATGTCTCCTTTGTATGCATTTGACACGAACATCCCTACCCTTGCGAATCGCAATGGCGACCTGGACGATATCGGCGCCTGGATGTACACCCCACCGGTGGGCCTGGATCCGGTTGTGATGAAATCCTGTATCCGCGTATTTCCCAATCCATCTTCAGGCACCGTATTTGTGCGCTTGGGCGCCATGGACCATCCGGTGTCCGCCATCCTCAGTGACATACTGGGAAAAACGGTGTGGACGGGTATGCTGGAACCCGAACAGACATCGTCCATATCCATCCCGGGCAACGGCACGTATCTTCTGCTCTCACCAGACCTTCCCGGTTCCTACAAGAAGATTGTTGTGGAATAA
- a CDS encoding MFS transporter, whose amino-acid sequence MPLADPKPSPPGFTRYQVFIVAILTILQFTIVLDFMVLAPLGYILLDKLHITPHEFGLVVSAYAFSAGISGFLAAGFADKFDRKRMLLFFYGGFILGTFLCGFAPTYELLMGARILTGIFGGVISSISFAIITDLFAFQQRGRVMGFVQMAFAASQILGLPVGLYLANQFDWHAPFLMIAALSIPVAIVVSFKMKPVNEHLKLKSEKNAFLHLWHTLKEWKYVQAFLTTTLLATGGFMLMPFSTAFLVNNVGLTEHDLPQLFMFTGLFSVVTGPIIGRLSDVLGKFRVFAVGSVIGGLMVYVYTNLPPSTFWLVLAINVILFIGISSRIISATALITAVPEPKDRGAFMGINSSIQQVSGGIASVIAGLIVDQKGEDQPILHFNTIGWVVVCSMAICILMMWNIDRNIISKKEPVDVPVSSPGKA is encoded by the coding sequence ATGCCTTTAGCTGACCCCAAACCATCACCTCCCGGATTTACCCGTTACCAGGTATTCATTGTTGCCATCCTGACCATTCTGCAATTCACAATCGTACTGGACTTCATGGTACTGGCACCGTTGGGATATATCCTGCTGGACAAGCTGCATATCACACCGCATGAATTCGGGTTGGTTGTTTCCGCTTATGCATTCAGTGCCGGTATATCCGGTTTCCTTGCAGCCGGGTTTGCGGATAAGTTCGACCGGAAGAGGATGTTGTTGTTCTTCTATGGTGGATTTATCCTGGGCACATTCCTGTGCGGTTTCGCCCCTACCTATGAGTTGCTGATGGGTGCCCGCATTCTGACAGGTATTTTCGGCGGTGTAATCTCCTCCATCTCCTTTGCCATCATCACAGATCTCTTCGCCTTTCAGCAACGCGGGCGCGTAATGGGTTTTGTGCAGATGGCTTTTGCCGCAAGTCAGATCCTGGGACTTCCCGTGGGCCTTTATCTTGCCAACCAATTCGACTGGCACGCTCCTTTTCTGATGATCGCCGCTTTGTCCATCCCCGTAGCAATTGTGGTTTCCTTCAAAATGAAACCGGTGAATGAACATCTTAAGCTGAAGTCGGAAAAGAATGCATTCCTGCACTTGTGGCATACACTGAAAGAATGGAAATATGTTCAGGCATTTCTGACCACAACACTGCTCGCTACCGGCGGCTTCATGCTGATGCCCTTCAGTACAGCATTCCTGGTTAACAATGTGGGCTTGACCGAGCATGACCTGCCCCAGCTTTTCATGTTCACCGGTTTATTCTCCGTAGTTACAGGTCCTATCATAGGAAGACTGAGCGACGTCTTGGGTAAGTTCCGGGTATTTGCCGTAGGATCCGTTATCGGTGGGCTCATGGTGTATGTGTATACAAATCTTCCACCATCAACTTTCTGGCTGGTACTGGCCATCAACGTGATTCTGTTCATCGGGATATCCTCCCGCATCATTTCCGCCACCGCTTTGATTACGGCTGTTCCCGAACCTAAAGACAGAGGTGCCTTCATGGGCATCAACTCGTCCATTCAACAGGTGTCGGGCGGAATTGCTTCAGTGATCGCAGGCTTGATTGTAGATCAGAAAGGAGAAGACCAGCCGATTCTTCATTTCAACACGATCGGCTGGGTGGTGGTGTGCAGCATGGCTATCTGCATCCTGATGATGTGGAACATTGATCGCAACATCATCTCAAAAAAAGAGCCGGTTGATGTACCCGTGTCTTCTCCCGGAAAAGCCTAA
- a CDS encoding TIGR01212 family radical SAM protein (This family includes YhcC from E. coli K-12, an uncharacterized radical SAM protein.) produces MQVASRYNTPAEFWKSRFPGKIQKVSLNTGFTCPNRDGSKGYGGCTYCNNNSFNPDYCEPTKTIHNQLDEGIRFFSRKYKDMQYLAYFQAYTNSYAADDTVIRLYEEAVSHPQIIGLVVGTRPDCVSDRVLDYLGSLNKRMFVGLEFGVESTLNKTLEFINRCHTFEETIEAYDRAAGRGLHLGAHMILGLPHESQDEMVAHADRLSQLPIHAVKLHHLQIIRKTIMEKQYKLHPEWFPAFTPESYVELVVDFLERLRPDITVERFMAQAPPGLLVAPQWGGLKNHEMISRVEKHLEARDTFQGKLYHPQTRS; encoded by the coding sequence ATGCAGGTTGCAAGCAGATATAACACTCCGGCTGAATTCTGGAAAAGCAGGTTCCCGGGGAAAATTCAGAAGGTATCCCTGAATACAGGTTTCACCTGTCCGAACCGTGACGGTAGCAAAGGATACGGCGGCTGTACCTACTGCAACAACAATTCATTCAACCCCGACTACTGCGAGCCCACCAAAACCATCCACAACCAACTGGACGAAGGCATCCGTTTCTTCTCCCGGAAGTATAAGGACATGCAATACCTTGCCTATTTCCAGGCCTACACCAATTCATATGCGGCGGATGATACGGTGATCCGCTTGTATGAAGAGGCGGTCAGCCATCCGCAGATCATCGGGCTTGTGGTGGGTACCCGCCCCGACTGTGTATCGGATCGTGTGCTGGATTACCTCGGCTCGCTGAACAAGCGAATGTTCGTGGGACTTGAATTTGGTGTAGAAAGTACGCTGAACAAAACCCTGGAATTCATCAACCGTTGCCACACGTTCGAGGAAACCATTGAAGCATATGACCGTGCTGCCGGTCGGGGACTTCACCTGGGCGCGCATATGATTCTCGGACTTCCGCATGAAAGTCAAGATGAAATGGTGGCACACGCCGATCGCCTGAGTCAACTGCCCATCCATGCGGTGAAACTACATCACCTGCAAATCATTCGGAAGACCATCATGGAGAAACAATACAAACTGCACCCCGAATGGTTCCCGGCATTTACACCCGAATCGTATGTGGAGCTTGTGGTTGATTTCCTCGAGCGCCTACGTCCGGACATTACTGTGGAAAGATTTATGGCTCAGGCACCGCCCGGACTGCTGGTGGCACCCCAGTGGGGTGGATTGAAAAACCATGAGATGATCAGCCGCGTGGAAAAACACCTGGAGGCCAGGGATACCTTTCAGGGCAAATTGTATCATCCTCAAACCCGATCCTGA
- a CDS encoding FAD-binding protein, protein MKVKQRYTWRNSIKHLAVQPLKYWIPESLDDLVEIINEATRQGLRVRAVGSGHSFSDVAITGDYLVDTHSLNRFLKINKDQLKDDWVSRNLVEVECGITIHDLNKGLDSRQMAIINMGGIDHQTFGGASSTATHGSGRSLPALPGMVHSFVMVTESGEIQRIEPSNGITDPARYTNSKIRLVQNDDVFHSALVGFGGFGLIYSYTIETRDMYYIREDRVLRKWAEVKAAILDGSIHKDDDGSELRSVSVRVNPYIVKGQSDHTAILIRHRDLTEKPTKRGLGGATRPILLSILGSIPGMPRLALMWMQLNPRKIPKIVESSLTGMKDRIYTNRAHKVLFLGQVRMKEHGMDSEFAFDANDPARLVAVMEKLFATAEHVSTISNLYHSSQIGMRWVRSSGHYMAPDYNMDVCYIDTPNVARTKGAYEITSHYQDVQFSMGGRPHWGKLHNRITSGYLDRIGAWYPMFGVWKEVFALYNKRGTFRNAFTDRLGVGQDASAEA, encoded by the coding sequence ATGAAAGTCAAACAACGGTATACCTGGAGAAACTCCATCAAACACCTGGCGGTACAGCCGCTGAAATACTGGATCCCCGAATCGCTGGATGACCTCGTGGAAATCATTAATGAAGCCACCCGGCAAGGATTGCGCGTGCGCGCCGTCGGATCCGGTCATTCATTTTCGGATGTTGCCATCACGGGAGACTACCTGGTTGATACCCATTCCCTGAACCGGTTTCTGAAGATCAATAAAGACCAGTTGAAAGATGATTGGGTGAGCCGGAACCTGGTGGAAGTGGAGTGCGGAATTACCATCCACGATCTCAACAAAGGTCTTGACAGCCGGCAGATGGCCATCATCAACATGGGAGGCATCGATCACCAGACATTCGGCGGTGCGTCATCCACTGCCACCCACGGATCAGGCAGAAGCCTGCCCGCTTTGCCCGGCATGGTGCACTCGTTTGTGATGGTCACCGAGTCAGGTGAGATCCAACGTATCGAACCATCCAACGGCATAACCGATCCGGCGCGGTATACAAATTCCAAGATCCGGTTGGTACAGAACGATGATGTGTTTCACAGTGCCCTTGTGGGTTTCGGTGGTTTCGGACTGATCTATTCCTATACCATTGAGACACGTGATATGTATTACATCCGTGAAGACCGCGTGCTGCGAAAATGGGCAGAAGTGAAAGCAGCCATCCTTGACGGATCAATTCATAAGGATGATGACGGCTCGGAGCTTCGTTCGGTGAGCGTGCGGGTGAATCCTTACATCGTCAAGGGACAGTCTGACCACACCGCGATCCTCATCAGACACCGCGACCTGACAGAGAAACCGACGAAACGGGGCCTGGGGGGCGCTACACGACCGATCTTGTTAAGTATCCTTGGTTCCATACCGGGCATGCCCAGACTGGCGCTGATGTGGATGCAGCTCAATCCGCGCAAAATCCCGAAGATCGTGGAGAGCAGCCTCACCGGTATGAAAGACCGCATCTATACCAACCGGGCACACAAGGTACTGTTCCTCGGACAGGTACGGATGAAAGAACATGGCATGGATTCGGAGTTTGCCTTTGATGCCAACGATCCGGCACGCCTGGTGGCTGTGATGGAAAAGTTGTTTGCTACGGCAGAACATGTCTCAACCATCAGCAACCTGTATCACTCTTCACAGATCGGTATGCGGTGGGTGAGGTCATCCGGGCATTACATGGCTCCGGATTACAACATGGACGTTTGCTACATCGATACACCCAACGTGGCCCGTACCAAAGGCGCTTACGAGATCACTTCCCACTACCAGGATGTGCAGTTTTCCATGGGGGGAAGGCCTCACTGGGGCAAGCTTCACAACCGCATTACTTCGGGGTATCTGGATCGTATAGGGGCGTGGTATCCCATGTTCGGTGTGTGGAAAGAGGTGTTCGCCCTCTACAACAAAAGGGGAACTTTCCGCAATGCATTTACCGACAGGTTGGGTGTGGGACAGGATGCTTCGGCGGAGGCTTGA
- a CDS encoding S8 family serine peptidase, with product MEITQWVTTFGLPAQSRGIKIKDHSVALLDSGIDATHPDLVGVVKESQNFFWPGKDCTDTDGHGTHVAGIISATGAERIRGAIPGLPLNIGKITGVRGFGINDGVLTNALAWALEKSDVVSISLGVPHAVDGISDLVNEAVKRNKIIVAAIGNKTEDKGDADYPALYPGVVAVGSVDDNFQLSDFTVQSPAVDINVPGRDITSCYPMIKGGYGTESGTSMATPLVAAMAVLFKAYFPGTGVQDFRTWLKNISEVKQVNGYDYRAIRQEIILLK from the coding sequence ATGGAAATTACTCAATGGGTGACAACCTTCGGGTTGCCGGCCCAAAGCCGGGGTATTAAAATCAAAGATCATTCGGTCGCATTGCTGGACAGTGGCATTGATGCAACACATCCGGATCTGGTTGGTGTAGTGAAGGAATCCCAGAATTTTTTCTGGCCGGGCAAAGATTGCACTGATACTGACGGGCATGGAACGCATGTGGCCGGGATCATATCAGCAACGGGTGCGGAACGCATTCGCGGAGCCATTCCCGGCTTACCACTCAACATCGGAAAAATTACCGGTGTACGTGGTTTCGGCATCAATGACGGTGTGCTTACCAATGCGTTGGCATGGGCTTTGGAAAAATCAGATGTGGTTTCCATTTCTCTCGGTGTCCCCCATGCGGTTGATGGCATCTCGGATCTGGTGAATGAAGCAGTGAAAAGAAACAAAATCATCGTTGCAGCCATTGGCAACAAAACCGAAGATAAGGGAGATGCAGATTATCCTGCCCTATATCCCGGCGTGGTGGCCGTGGGTTCGGTGGACGACAATTTTCAACTTTCTGATTTTACGGTTCAAAGTCCTGCCGTTGATATCAATGTACCCGGTCGGGATATCACCAGTTGCTATCCCATGATCAAAGGTGGATACGGAACCGAATCGGGAACCAGTATGGCAACACCGCTGGTGGCTGCCATGGCTGTATTGTTCAAAGCGTATTTTCCCGGAACCGGCGTGCAGGATTTTCGCACATGGCTGAAAAACATCTCTGAAGTTAAGCAGGTCAATGGGTACGACTACCGCGCCATTCGCCAGGAAATAATCCTCCTTAAATGA
- a CDS encoding deoxyribodipyrimidine photo-lyase, which produces METSTPEICIFWFRRDLRLEDNTGLMAACASGLPVLPVFVFDAYYTRQLQPDDARTLFVYQHLQKLHASLLAYSSGLLVKRGDVLSVIQSLLKQYRVGAVYTNRGYEPQDRETEQIINVALTDQGVAFHTFKDHVIFEKDEVLSATGTPYTVFTPYKRKWLEAYRQVPVSFTEDVPVSSAFYNWSAEFPTLEQLSFRQSLISIPPPRMEEEVWVKYADSRDYPAAKAGTCFGPHLRFGTLSIRRLMHAVTPVSEVLQSELIWREFFFQCLWHFPETVNEPFRTRGKFVTWRNNEEDFDRWRSGNTGFPLVDAGMRQLAKTGTMANRVRMIAASFLVKHLLVDWTWGERWFAAHLLDYEQASNVGNWQWVAGTGTDAAPYFRIFNPLAQQKRFDPKNTYVKEWVPEFNSPSYLQQQLDLKVASQRALEAFRQGK; this is translated from the coding sequence ATGGAAACCTCAACTCCTGAAATCTGCATATTCTGGTTCCGAAGGGATCTCCGGCTGGAAGACAACACCGGCCTGATGGCGGCATGCGCATCCGGCTTGCCTGTTCTGCCGGTTTTTGTTTTTGATGCATACTACACCCGGCAATTGCAGCCAGATGATGCACGCACCTTATTTGTATACCAACATCTGCAGAAGTTGCATGCTTCATTGCTTGCCTATAGCTCGGGATTGTTGGTCAAAAGAGGTGATGTGCTGTCTGTAATTCAGTCTCTATTGAAACAGTACCGTGTAGGCGCTGTTTATACCAACCGCGGATATGAGCCTCAAGACAGGGAGACCGAGCAAATCATTAACGTGGCACTTACAGACCAGGGTGTCGCCTTTCATACATTCAAGGATCATGTGATTTTTGAGAAGGACGAAGTGCTTTCTGCTACAGGCACCCCCTACACGGTATTCACTCCCTACAAAAGAAAGTGGTTGGAGGCGTATCGGCAAGTCCCGGTTTCGTTCACAGAAGATGTACCGGTATCAAGTGCTTTTTATAACTGGTCTGCGGAATTTCCAACGCTTGAGCAGTTGAGTTTCAGGCAGTCGCTCATTTCCATACCACCACCGCGGATGGAGGAGGAAGTATGGGTGAAATATGCCGACTCCAGAGACTATCCGGCCGCCAAGGCAGGAACATGTTTCGGACCGCATCTTCGTTTTGGTACCCTGAGCATTCGCAGGTTGATGCATGCCGTAACACCCGTCTCCGAAGTGTTGCAATCTGAGCTGATCTGGCGCGAATTCTTTTTTCAATGCCTGTGGCACTTCCCAGAGACGGTGAACGAGCCTTTCAGGACAAGAGGAAAATTTGTGACATGGCGCAACAACGAAGAAGATTTTGATCGCTGGCGGTCCGGTAACACCGGTTTCCCTTTGGTGGATGCCGGAATGCGACAGCTTGCAAAAACAGGAACCATGGCAAACCGGGTTCGCATGATCGCCGCTTCCTTTCTGGTGAAACATTTGCTGGTCGACTGGACATGGGGGGAGCGATGGTTTGCAGCGCATTTGCTGGATTACGAACAAGCATCAAATGTGGGCAACTGGCAGTGGGTTGCAGGAACCGGAACAGATGCCGCCCCATACTTCCGGATCTTCAATCCACTTGCTCAGCAAAAGCGCTTTGATCCGAAAAACACGTACGTTAAAGAATGGGTTCCCGAGTTCAATTCACCTTCCTATTTGCAACAACAACTCGACTTGAAAGTGGCTTCGCAAAGGGCATTGGAAGCGTTTCGTCAGGGAAAATGA
- a CDS encoding PDZ domain-containing protein, giving the protein MQRNALFKFVVMPIAILLLSVGGWYALAKNITGEDDGERKVKVTIRVTEDGKTTETTKEITLEEGQDAEDVLQDMGVFDQLKLKEAKGNIEITVRSTDDDDWSEDHDFRFCFPRGGWTACHDSLTEKKAYLGATLGKEGDKGEGVVMEEVIPGSPAESAGLQNGDIIQSINGTTVDTPEELVDAIRHMKPGDKALIAFSRDGEKEEKEVTLGESSFSAMSFPFPHIEFLDQQLKNMDWDKFGEEMEKNMKDFDWDAFGNQMEDAINEHDWEAFGKDLEEQMRELSESLEDHIGNTAMLGIMGSGEPGENSDGIRIEHVMNGSAAEEMGLKEGDVIASLNGNPVRTMSDLLDGVKSTGAGNEVTIEYLRDGKENTATGVLKSREDMHGMNPSRNHMYMPEDHGHMEDQHHKVRMTIRIEDVTDKDQQKLSSMDGVSAENNLELRSVSLSPNPGDGRFELKFSVPKSGTTTIRMFDASGRRVYDETLHQFKGAYSQVIDISDQPKGIYFLNIEQNGKRFSKKIVKQ; this is encoded by the coding sequence ATGCAACGCAATGCCCTATTCAAATTTGTTGTGATGCCGATTGCCATCCTGCTTCTGTCCGTCGGCGGGTGGTATGCATTGGCCAAAAACATCACCGGAGAGGATGACGGAGAGAGAAAAGTGAAGGTCACCATCCGGGTAACCGAAGATGGAAAAACCACGGAGACCACCAAGGAGATCACACTGGAAGAAGGCCAGGATGCTGAAGATGTACTTCAGGATATGGGCGTATTCGATCAGCTGAAGTTGAAAGAAGCAAAAGGGAACATCGAAATCACTGTGCGCTCTACAGATGATGATGACTGGAGCGAAGATCATGATTTCCGGTTCTGTTTCCCGAGAGGAGGATGGACAGCCTGTCACGACAGCCTGACCGAGAAGAAAGCATACCTGGGTGCAACCCTCGGCAAAGAGGGTGATAAAGGAGAAGGTGTGGTGATGGAAGAAGTGATCCCGGGTTCACCAGCCGAATCAGCAGGTTTGCAAAACGGTGACATCATCCAAAGCATCAACGGTACAACGGTGGATACACCGGAAGAACTGGTGGATGCGATACGCCACATGAAGCCTGGAGACAAAGCCCTGATTGCATTCAGCAGAGATGGTGAAAAGGAAGAAAAGGAAGTAACATTGGGCGAATCCAGCTTTAGTGCCATGTCGTTTCCTTTCCCGCACATCGAGTTCCTGGATCAGCAGTTGAAGAACATGGATTGGGACAAGTTCGGAGAGGAAATGGAAAAGAACATGAAGGATTTCGACTGGGATGCTTTTGGTAACCAAATGGAAGACGCCATCAATGAGCACGATTGGGAAGCGTTTGGAAAAGATCTGGAAGAACAGATGCGCGAACTCAGTGAATCCCTGGAGGACCACATCGGAAATACAGCCATGCTTGGCATCATGGGCTCGGGAGAACCAGGGGAGAACAGTGACGGAATACGTATTGAGCACGTGATGAACGGATCGGCTGCTGAAGAAATGGGACTGAAAGAAGGAGATGTGATTGCCAGTTTGAACGGCAATCCCGTTCGCACCATGTCCGATCTTCTGGATGGGGTCAAAAGCACAGGGGCAGGAAACGAGGTTACCATAGAATACCTGCGCGATGGTAAAGAAAATACGGCAACCGGAGTGTTGAAATCCAGGGAAGACATGCATGGCATGAACCCCAGCAGAAATCATATGTACATGCCCGAAGATCATGGCCATATGGAAGATCAGCACCACAAGGTCCGAATGACCATCCGCATCGAAGATGTGACCGATAAAGATCAGCAAAAGCTCTCATCCATGGATGGCGTGAGCGCTGAGAACAACCTCGAACTCCGCTCGGTTTCCTTAAGCCCCAATCCAGGTGACGGCCGGTTCGAACTGAAGTTCTCCGTCCCCAAAAGCGGCACAACCACCATTCGTATGTTTGATGCAAGCGGAAGAAGGGTGTACGATGAGACCTTGCACCAATTTAAAGGAGCCTACTCGCAGGTGATTGACATCAGTGACCAACCCAAAGGAATCTACTTCCTTAACATTGAACAGAACGGAAAAAGGTTCAGTAAGAAAATAGTGAAGCAATAG